From Dechloromonas sp. A34:
GACCCAAGTTAAAACGCCGGAGAACGATGGCTACGCAGCCATTCAAGTCTCTTACGGCAAGCGCCGTGCCTCGCGCGTTTCCAAGCCCCTGGCTGGCCATCTGGCCAAGGCAGGCGTGGAAGCCGGGCATGTCCTCAAGGAATTCCGTATCGAAGCTGATCAGCTTGCCTCTTTCAAGGCGGGCGATCAGGTTGCTGCCACCATTTTTGCCGAAGGGCAAAAAGTGGACGTCAGTGGCACCTCCATCGGTAAGGGTTTCCAGGGTGGTATCAAACGCCATAACTTCAGTTCCAACCGTGCATCCCACGGTAACTCGGTGTCGCACAATGCGCCGGGTTCCATCGGTATGGCACAGGATCCGGGTCGTGTTTTCCCGGGCAAGCGCATGGCGGGCCACCTCGGTGATGTCCAGTGCACGCTGCAAGGGCTGACGATCGTTCGCGTCGATGCTGAACGCCAACTGCTGTTGGTCAAGGGTGCCGTTCCGGGTGCCAAGGGTTCCGACGTCGTCGTGCGTCCGGCAGTCAAGGCTTAAGGGGGCGACATGGAACTTAAGGTTATTAACGAACAAGGTCAGGAAGCGGCCAAGCTGCAAGCTTCCGACGTGCTGTTCGGTCGCGATTTCAACGAAGCGCTGGTCCATCAGATCGTCGTCGCCTATCAGGCGAATGCGCGTTCTGGCGACAGTCAGCAGAAGGATCGCTCCGAAGTCCGTCACACCACCACCAAGCCGTGGCGTCAGAAGGGTACGGGTCGTGCCCGTGCCGGTAGCAATGGCAGCCCGTTGTGGCGTGGGGGCGGTCGGATTTTCCCGAATTCGCCGGAGCAAAACTACACCCAGAAGGTTAACAAGAAGATGTTCCGCGCCGGCATGGCCGCGATCCTCTCCGAGTTGGCTCGTCAAGACCGCATCGTCGTCATCGACGATCTGTCCATTGATGCCCCGAAGACCAAGCTGTTTTCGCAGAAGCTGAAGAACCTGGGTCTGGAAGGCAATCTTCTGGTTATTACGGATACGCTTACCGAGAATCTCTATCTCTCGTCGCGTAATCTGCCCAACGTCCTGGTGCTCGAGGCTCAGGAGGCCGATCCGGTTTCCCTGGTGCGCTTCGCCAAGGTTCTGGTCACCAAGAACGCCGTGGCCAAGTTCGAGGAGATGTGGGGATGAGTCAAGAACGTCTGCTGCAGGTGCTGCTGGCACCGCAAATCTCCGAAAAGGCGACTTACATTGCCGACAAGTACGAACAGGTGATCTTCCGCGTTGCAACCGATGCTACCAAGCCGGAAATCAAGGCTGCGGTTGAGCTGTTGTTCAAGGTGGAAGTTGAGTCCGTTCAGGTCGCCAACGTCAAGGGCAAGGTCAAGCGCTTCAAGGGCGCGACCGGTCGTCGCAAGGGCTGGAAAAAGGCATATGTCAGCCTGAAGCCGGGTCAGGAAATCAATTTTGTTGAAGGGGGGAATGCCTAATGGCACTCGTTAAAGTCAAGCCGACTTCCCCGGGCCGCCGTGCCGTCGTTCAGGTCGTCAATCCGAACCTGCACAAAGGCAAGCCGTTTGCAGCTCTGGTTGAAGCCAAGTCCGCAAACGCCGGTCGCAACAACAACGGTCGGATTACTGTCCGTCACCAGGGTGGTGGTCACAAGCAGTCCTATCGTGTCATCGATTTCAAACGCGACAAGGACGGTATTCCGGGCAAGGTCGAGCGTCTAGAATACGATCCGAACCGCACTGCGAACATTGCACTGGTGGTTTACGCCGATGGCGAGCGCCGCTACATCATCGCCAATAAGGGCATGGTAGTCGGTCAGCCGATCGTCTGCGGTGCTGAGGCACCGATCAAGCCGGGCAATGCCTTGCCGATCCGTAATATTCCGGTTGGTACGACCATCTGCTGTATTGAAATGTTGCCCGGTAAAGGTGCTCAAATGGCCCGCTCCGCGGGTGCTTCGGCCCAGTTGCTGGCTCGCGAAGGTACCTACGCGCAGATCCGTCTGCGCTCCGGTGAGGTTCGCCGCGTTCATGTCGAATGCCGCGCTACCATCGGTGAAGTGGGTAACGAAGAGCACAATCTGCGCAAGATCGGCAAAGCCGGTGCTCAACGCTGGCGTGGTATTCGCCCGACGGTTCGTGGTGTTGCCATGAACCCGGTCGATCACCCGCACGGTGGTGGCGAAGGCCGCACTGGCGAAGGCCGTGTGCCGGTTAACCCGTGGGGTCAGCCCACTAAGGGCTACCGCACCCGCAGCAACAAGCGCACGAACAGCATGATCGTTCAGCGCCGTCATAAGCGTTAAGGGTAGGAAATGGGACGTTCTCTCAAAAAGGGCCCGTTTGTTGATGCGTACCTGATCGACAAGGTCGAAGCAGTTCGCGCCACCAACGACAAGCGCCCGATCAAGACCTGGTCGCGTCGCTCGACGATCCTCCCCGAGTTTATCGGTCTGACGATCGCCGTACATAATGGCAAGCAGCATATTCCGGTGTTCGTCACCGAAAATATGGTCGGTCACAAGCTCGGCGAGTTTTCGCTGACCCGGACGTTCAAGGGTCACACCGCTGGCAAGAAGGCCAAGAAGTAAGGAGCTGACATGGAAACTCGTGCAAGTCTGCGAGGCGTACGCCTCTCTGCGCAAAAAGGTCGCCTGGTGGCTGACCTGGTGCGTGGCAAGCCGGTCGGTCAGGCTCTCAACATCCTGGCCTTCTCCCCGAAAAAGGGTGCCGGTATCGTCAAGAAAGTGCTGGAGTCGGCTATTGCCAACGCCGAGCACAACGACGGCGCCGATATCGACGAACTGAAGGTGAAAATCATCTACGTCGAAAAAGGCATGGTGCTCAAGCGCTTTACCGCGCGCGCCAAGGGTCGTGGCAATCGGATCGTTAAACCGACCTGTCACATTTATCTGACCGTTGGGAACTAAGGAAGAGCAATGGGACAGAAAATTCATCCGACTGGCTTCCGCCTGGCAGTCACCAAAAACTGGAGTTCGCGCTGGTACGCCAACAGCAAAGACTTCCCCGGCATGCTCAATGAAGATATCAAGGTTCGTGAATATCTGAAGCGCAAGCTGGCTCATGCTTCTGTTGGTCGTGTTCTGATCGAGCGTCCGGCCAAAAACGCCCGCGTCACCGTTTTCTCCGCCCGTCCGGGTGTGGTCATCGGCAAGAAGGGCGAAGACATCGAACAACTGCGTTCGGATCTTCAGCGCATCATGGGCGTTCCCGTCCATGTGTCGATCGAAGAAATCCGCAAGCCGGAAATCGATGCTCAGCTGATCGCCGATTCCATCGCCCAGCAACTGGAAAAGCGGATCATGTTCCGCCGTGCCATGAAGCGCGCAATGCAGAATGCGATGCGTCTTGGTGCCCAGGGTATCAAGGTGATGAGCGCCGGCCGTCTGAACGGTGCCGAAATCGCCCGTAGCGAGTGGTATCGCGAAGGCCGTGTGCCGCTTCATACGCTGCGTGCCGATATCGATTACGCAACCTCGGAAGCACTGACCACCTACGGCATTATCGGTATCAAGGTCTGGGTTTACAAGGGCGATATGCTGGATCGCAATGAGCAGCCGGAAGTTGTCGAGCCGCCTGCTGACGATCGTCGTCCGCGTCGTGCTCCGGGTAAGCCGGAGGGCGACAAGCCGCGTACTCGTACCGTCAAGAAGGCCGACGGTGCTGGTGATCCGGCAAAGCGTGCAAGAAAGGTAGGGGCCTAACATGCTGCAACCTAATCGTCGCAAGTACCGCAAGGAACAAAAGGGTCGCAACGAAGGTCTGGCTACCCGCGGCACCAAGGTGTCGTTCGGTGAGTGGGGCCTGAAGGCTACCGGTCGCGGCCGTCTGACGGCGCGTCAGATCGAAGCTGCCCGCCGTGCGATGACCCGCCACATCAAGCGTGGCGGTCGTATCTGGATCCGTATCTTCCCGGATAAGCCGATTTCCAAGAAGCCGGCCGAAGTTCGGATGGGTAACGGTAAGGGTAACCCGGAATATTGGGTCGCCGAGATCCAGCCGGGCAAGGTCCTCTATGAGATGGATGGTGTCAATGAAGCGCTGGCTCGCGAAGCCTTTGCGCTCGCAGCTGCCAAGCTGCCGATTGCCACCACCTTCGTGACTCGTCATCTGGGGTAATCATGAAAGCTAGCGAATTGAGAACCAAGAGCGTGGACGAGCTCAACAAGGAATTGCTGGACCTTCTTAAGGCCCAGTTCGGCTTGCGTATGCAGCTTGCTACCCAGCAACTGTCCAATACCAGCCAAATGTCCAAGGTGCGCCGCGACATCGCTCGCGTCCGCACGCTTATCCGTGAAAAGGCGGTGCAGCAATGAGCGAAACCACCAGCAACAAACGTACTCTGATCGGTCGCGTTGTCAGCGACAAGATGGAGAAGACGGTTACCGTCCTCGTCGAACGTAAGGTCAAGCACCCGATGTACGGCAAGGTGATGGTTCGTTCCAAGAAGTACCATGCCCATAACGATGGCAATACGGCAAAGGCTGGCGATCTCGTCGAGATCGTCGAAACCCGCCCGGTTTCCCGGACCAAGTCCTGGGCCGTGACCAGCGTTCTGGAAAAAGCGATCGTTGTATAACGAAAGTTCTGCAAATCGCTTGCGCTGTTAGTAAAGAAGCCGGTATAATCCGGCTTCTTTTTTGCAGCCGCCTATTCTGGGTGGCGAGCAAAGTTGTTCAACCCGTACGGGTTCCAAGACTGACCGCGTAAGCGGGTTAAGTTGGAGTTAATTTAAAATGATTCAGATGCAGACGACTCTGGACGTCGCCGATAACACCGGTGCTCGTTCAGTAATGTGTATCAAAGTGCTGGGTGGATCCAAGCGCCGTTATGCCGGCATTGGCGACATCATCAAGGTCAGCATCAAGGATGCTGCGCCGCGCGGTCGTGTCAAAAAAGGCGATGTCTATAACGCCGTGGTGGTTCGTACTGCCAAGGGTGTGCGTCGTCCGGATGGCTCGCTGGTTCGCTTTGATGGCAATGCCGCAGTTCTTCTCAACAACAAGCTCGAGCCGATCGGCACGCGCATCTTTGGCCCGGTGACCCGCGAACTGCGTACCGAGCGCTTCATGAAGATCGTGTCGCTGGCTCCTGAAGTGCTGTAAGGAACGCGTGATGGAAAAAATTCGCAAGGGCGACGAAGTCGTCGTTATTACCGGCAAAGATAAAGGCAAGCGCGGTTCCGTGCTGCGTCGTGTCGGTGAAGAGCATGTGATTGTCGAAGGTGTCAATCGTGCCAAGAAGCACGTCAAGCCGAACCCGGTCAAGGGTGTGGCGGGTGGCATCGTGGATAAGGACATGCCTATTCATCTCTCCAATGTTGCGCTGTTTAATCCCGCTAGCAAGAAGGCCGACCGCGTCGGTTTCAAGCAGCTGGAAGATGGCCGCAAGGTTCGCGTGTTCAAATCGAACGGCGAACTGGTGAACGCATAAGGGGCAGTCATGGCGCGTTTGCAACAGTTTTATAAAGAAACCGTAGTTGGCGAACTGTCTAAACAGTTTGGCTACAAGTCGGTCATGGAAGTGCCGCGTATCACCAAGATCACCCTGAATATGGGTGTCGGTGAAGCGGTTGCGGACAAGAAGGTTTTGGAAAACGCCGTTGGCGACATGCAGAAGATTGCAGGTCAGAAGCCGGTGACCACCAAGGCCCGCAAGTCAATCGCTGGCTTCAAGATTCGTGACGGTTACCCGATCGGCTGTATGGTCACCTTGCGTGGCCCCCGTATGTTCGAATTCCTCGATCGTCTGGTGACCGTGGCTCTGCCGCGTGTCCGTGACTTCCGCGGGATTTCCGGCAAGGGTTTCGACGGCCAGGGTAACTACAACATGGGCGTCAAAGAGCAGATCATTTTCCCGGAAATCGAGTACGACAAGATCGACGCTCTCCGGGGTATGAACATCAGCATCACCACGACCGCGAAGACCGATGCAGAAGCGAAAGCTCTGCTCGCCGCGTTCAAGTTCCCGTTCAAGAATTGAGGCAGTCATGGCAAAACTTGCTCTGATCAACCGTGAAGAAAAGCGCCGCAAGATGGTCGCGCAGTACGCCAAAAAGCGTGCGGCCCTGGAGGCGATATTCAATGACGCGAGCCTCTCTGACCAGGAGCGTTACGACGCCCGTCTGAAGCTGCAAGCTCTTCCGCGCAACTCCAGCCCGTCCCGTCTGCGCAATCGCTGCCAGCTGACCGGTCGTCCGCGTGGTGTTTTCCGTAAATTCGGTCTGTGCCGTAACAAGATCCGCGAACTCGCCTTCAACGGCGAAATCCCGGGTATTGTTAAAGCCAGCTGGTAAGAAGGAGATTCAGAAATGGCTATGAGCGATCCGATCGCGGACATGCTGACTCGCATCCGCAACGCCCAGCTCGCCGAAAAGGCGTCTGTCTCCATGCCCTCGTCCAAGCTCAAGGTGGCGATTGCCGCCGTGCTCAAGGACGAAGGTTACGTCGATGATTTCGCAGTTCGTGAGGCCGACGGCAAGCCGACCCTCGATATCGCGCTCAAGTATTACGCCGGGCGTCCGGTCATTGAGCGTATCGAGCGCGTCTCCAAGCCCGGTCTGCGTATCTACAAGGGCTGCGACGATATTCCCCGTGTCATGAATGGTCTTGGTGTCGCTATCGTGTCGACCCCCAAGGGCGTGATGACTGATCGCAAGGCTCGCGCCAGCAAGGTCGGCGGCGAAGTTCTTTGCATCGTGGCGTAAGGAGGGAATTCCATGTCTCGTATTGGTAAGAATCCCATTATCCTGCCGGCCGGTGTCGAAGTTTCGGTTGGTGCGCAGATCACCGTCAAGGGCCCGCTGGGTACCTTGAATGCAGCTGCCCATCCTGCTGTCACCGTCTCCGTCGAAGGTCAGAACGTCCAGGTTTCCAAGGTTGAAGGCGCTGCTAACGCTGCCGCCATGTGGGGCACCATGCGTGCCAACCTCAACAACATGGTGACCGGCGTTTCCAAGGGTTTCGAGAGAAAGCTGCAACTCGTTGGCGTGGGCTACCGTGCGCAGGCTCAGGGCGATACCCTGAATCTGTCGCTGGGTTTTTCCCACCCGGTTGCGCACAAGATGCCCGCTGGCGTGAAAGTCGAATGTCCGACCCAGACCGAAATCCTGATCAAGGGTTCGGACAAGCAGCAGGTCGGCCAGGTCGCCGCCGAAGTTCGTGCTTACCGCAAGCCGGAGCCCTACAAGGGCAAGGGTGTTCGGTACTCGGACGAAGTGGTGGTTATCAAGGAAACCAAGAAGAAGTAAGGGTGGCATATGTTTAACAGGAAAGAAGCGCGACTGCGCCGTGCCCGCCAAACCCGGGCCAAAATCGCCGAGCTCAAAGCTGTGCGCCTGTGCGTTAACCGCACGAACTGCCACATTTACGCCCAGATCATTTCGCCCTGTGGCGGCAAGGTTCTGGCTTCGGCTTCCACGCTGGAAACGGGTGTCCGCAATGACATCCCGAACGGCGGCAACAAGGCTGCGGCAACTAGCGTTGGCAAACTGATTGCTGAGCGCGCCAAGGCCGCCGGTATCGAGCAGGTTGCTTTCGATCGCTCCGGTCTCCAGTACCACGGTCGGGTTCAGGCGCTGGCGGAAGCCGCGCGTGAAGCTGGTCTGAAGTTCTGATCGCCGCGAAAGGACAAGGTTAGAAAATGGCTAAACCCGAAAGAAACAAGAAGCCGCAGCACGCTGAAGAGCGCGATGACGGCATGCGCGAGAAGATGGTCGCGGTCAACCGTGTCACCAAGGTGGTGAAGGGCGGCCGGATTCTCGGTTTCGCCGCTTTGACCGTCGTTGGTGACGGCGATGGCAGCATCGGCATGGGCAAGGGCAAGTCCCGCGAAGTGCCCGTAGCCGCCCAGAAGGCAATGGAAGAGGCGCGTCGTAAGATGGCCAAGGTCAGCCTGAAGAACGGTACCGTGCATCACACGGTGTTCGGCCGTCACGGTGCTACCACCGTGATGATCCAGCCGGCCCCGGAAGGTACCGGCATCATCGCTGGCGGTGCGATGCGCGCTGTCTTCGAAGTGGTCGGCGTCACCAACGTGGTCGCCAAGGCCCACGGCTCGACCAATCCCTACAACATCGTGCGTGCCACCATCGACGGCTTGTCGAAGGTGAATACGCCGGCCGAGATCGCCGCCAAGCGTGGTCTCTCGGTTGACCAGATTCTGGGGTAAGTCATGGCTGACAAGAAAATCAAAGTGAAGCTCGTCAAGAGCATCATCGGCACCAAGCAGGACCACCGTGCCACCGTGCGCGGCCTGGGCTTGCGCAAGCTGAACAGTACTTCTGAACTCGAAGATACGCCGGCAGTTCGCGGCATGATTCAAAAGGTTCAGTATCTCGTCAAGGTTGAGGGTTAAGCCATGCGTCTGAATACTATCAAGCCGGGTGAAGGCTCCAAGAAGGAACGTCGCCGCGTTGGTCGCGGCATCGGTTCCGGCCTTGGCAAGACTTGCGGCCGCGGCCACAAGGGTCAGAAGTCCCGTTCCGGCGGTTTCCACAAGGTCGGTTTCGAAGGCGGTCAAATGCCTTTGCAGCGTCGCCTGCCGAAGCGCGGCTTCAATTCGCTGACCCGCGCCCGCAACTACGAAGTTCGCCTGACCGATCTGGACCGCCTCCCGGTCGACGAAATCGATCTGCTGGCCTTGCAGGCTGCCGGTATCGTTCCGGGTGACGCACTGGCTGCCAAGGTGATTCTCTCTGGCGCAATTAGTCGCAAGGTCACCCTCAAGGGTGTCGGCGCGACCAAGGGCGCCAAGGCTGCGATCGAAGCAGCCGGTGGTTCGGTCGCTGAGTAAGAACAGGAAAGGTTAGAACGTTGGCTGCAAATCCCAATACCGTTGGCAAAGGTGGCAAGTTCGGCGATCTGAAGCGCCGTCTTTGGTTCCTGCTCGGTGCGCTGGTCGTCTATCGGATCGGTGCGCATATCCCGGTTCCCGGGATCGATCCCAACGTTCTTTCCGATCTGTTCAATTCGCAACAGGGCGGCATCCTGGGCATGTTCAACATGTTCTCGGGTGGTGCCTTGTCGCGATTTACGATTTTTGCATTGGGGATCATGCCGTACATTTCGGCCTCGATCATCATGCAACTGATGAGTGTGGCCAGTCCCCAACTTGAAGCCCTCAAGAAGGAAGGCGAAGCCGGCCGTCGCAAGATCACCCAGTACACCCGTTACGGCACCGTGGTTCTCGCTCTGTTCCAGGGAATCGGTATCGCCATTGCGCTCGAGGCGCAACCGGGTCTGGTCAACGATCCTGGCTTTATGTTCCGCCTGACAACGGTCTCGACCCTGCTGACCGGGACGATGTTCCTGATGTGGTTGGGCGAGCAGATCACCGAGCGGGGCTTGGGTAACGGCATCTCCATCATCATTTTCGCTGGTATCGCCGCAGGCTTGCCCAATGCAATCGGTGGCCTGCTGGAACTGGTGCGTACCGGTGCGATGCATCCGCTGACCGCTCTGGTGATATGTGTCCTCGTGGTCCTCGTTACGGCCTTTGTGGTCTTCGTGGAACGCGGCCAGCGCAAGATCCTGGTCAATTACGCCAAGCGCCAGGTTGGCAACAAGATTTACGGCGGGCAGAGTTCGCATCTGCCCCTGAAGTTGAATATGTCGGGCGTGATCCCGCCCATTTTCGCCTCCTCGATCATTCTGTTCCCTGCCACTGTGGCTGGCTGGTTCGGTTCCGGCGAGTCGATGCGCTGGTTGAAGGATGTCGCGGGTACCTTGTCGCCGGGGCAGCCGATTTACGTCATGTTCTACGCTGCCGCCATCGTATTCTTCTGTTTCTTCTATACCGCTTTGGTTTTCAATTCCAAGGAAACCGCCGATAACCTGAAGAAGAGCGGCGCGTTCGTGCCGGGTATTCGTCCCGGTGAACAAACGGCTCGTTATATTGACAAGATCCTGATGCGCCTGACGCTAGTCGGTGCTGCCTACATCACGATCGTCTGTCTGTTGCCCGAATTTCTGATTCTCAAGTGGAACGTTCCGTTCTACTTCGGTGGTACATCGCTATTGATTATCGTGGTCGTGACCATGGACTTCATGTCCCAGGTCCAGGCTTATGTCATGTCTCACCAGTATGAAAGTCTCTTGAAGAAAGCAAACTTCAAGGGAGCACCCATGATCAAATAAACCAGCCATGGCCAAGGAAGATTACATTGAAATGCAGGGGGAGGTGGTTGAGAACCTCCCGAATGCGACCTTCAAGGTCAAGCTGGAAAATGGACACATTGTTCACGGATTTATCTCCGGC
This genomic window contains:
- the rplC gene encoding 50S ribosomal protein L3, with the translated sequence MSLGLVGRKVGMTRIFAEDGASIPVTVLDVSNNRVTQVKTPENDGYAAIQVSYGKRRASRVSKPLAGHLAKAGVEAGHVLKEFRIEADQLASFKAGDQVAATIFAEGQKVDVSGTSIGKGFQGGIKRHNFSSNRASHGNSVSHNAPGSIGMAQDPGRVFPGKRMAGHLGDVQCTLQGLTIVRVDAERQLLLVKGAVPGAKGSDVVVRPAVKA
- the rplD gene encoding 50S ribosomal protein L4, with amino-acid sequence MELKVINEQGQEAAKLQASDVLFGRDFNEALVHQIVVAYQANARSGDSQQKDRSEVRHTTTKPWRQKGTGRARAGSNGSPLWRGGGRIFPNSPEQNYTQKVNKKMFRAGMAAILSELARQDRIVVIDDLSIDAPKTKLFSQKLKNLGLEGNLLVITDTLTENLYLSSRNLPNVLVLEAQEADPVSLVRFAKVLVTKNAVAKFEEMWG
- the rplW gene encoding 50S ribosomal protein L23; amino-acid sequence: MSQERLLQVLLAPQISEKATYIADKYEQVIFRVATDATKPEIKAAVELLFKVEVESVQVANVKGKVKRFKGATGRRKGWKKAYVSLKPGQEINFVEGGNA
- the rplB gene encoding 50S ribosomal protein L2 — protein: MALVKVKPTSPGRRAVVQVVNPNLHKGKPFAALVEAKSANAGRNNNGRITVRHQGGGHKQSYRVIDFKRDKDGIPGKVERLEYDPNRTANIALVVYADGERRYIIANKGMVVGQPIVCGAEAPIKPGNALPIRNIPVGTTICCIEMLPGKGAQMARSAGASAQLLAREGTYAQIRLRSGEVRRVHVECRATIGEVGNEEHNLRKIGKAGAQRWRGIRPTVRGVAMNPVDHPHGGGEGRTGEGRVPVNPWGQPTKGYRTRSNKRTNSMIVQRRHKR
- the rpsS gene encoding 30S ribosomal protein S19; translated protein: MGRSLKKGPFVDAYLIDKVEAVRATNDKRPIKTWSRRSTILPEFIGLTIAVHNGKQHIPVFVTENMVGHKLGEFSLTRTFKGHTAGKKAKK
- the rplV gene encoding 50S ribosomal protein L22, giving the protein METRASLRGVRLSAQKGRLVADLVRGKPVGQALNILAFSPKKGAGIVKKVLESAIANAEHNDGADIDELKVKIIYVEKGMVLKRFTARAKGRGNRIVKPTCHIYLTVGN
- the rpsC gene encoding 30S ribosomal protein S3 codes for the protein MGQKIHPTGFRLAVTKNWSSRWYANSKDFPGMLNEDIKVREYLKRKLAHASVGRVLIERPAKNARVTVFSARPGVVIGKKGEDIEQLRSDLQRIMGVPVHVSIEEIRKPEIDAQLIADSIAQQLEKRIMFRRAMKRAMQNAMRLGAQGIKVMSAGRLNGAEIARSEWYREGRVPLHTLRADIDYATSEALTTYGIIGIKVWVYKGDMLDRNEQPEVVEPPADDRRPRRAPGKPEGDKPRTRTVKKADGAGDPAKRARKVGA
- the rplP gene encoding 50S ribosomal protein L16, producing the protein MLQPNRRKYRKEQKGRNEGLATRGTKVSFGEWGLKATGRGRLTARQIEAARRAMTRHIKRGGRIWIRIFPDKPISKKPAEVRMGNGKGNPEYWVAEIQPGKVLYEMDGVNEALAREAFALAAAKLPIATTFVTRHLG
- the rpmC gene encoding 50S ribosomal protein L29; this translates as MKASELRTKSVDELNKELLDLLKAQFGLRMQLATQQLSNTSQMSKVRRDIARVRTLIREKAVQQ
- the rpsQ gene encoding 30S ribosomal protein S17, giving the protein MSETTSNKRTLIGRVVSDKMEKTVTVLVERKVKHPMYGKVMVRSKKYHAHNDGNTAKAGDLVEIVETRPVSRTKSWAVTSVLEKAIVV
- the rplN gene encoding 50S ribosomal protein L14, with amino-acid sequence MIQMQTTLDVADNTGARSVMCIKVLGGSKRRYAGIGDIIKVSIKDAAPRGRVKKGDVYNAVVVRTAKGVRRPDGSLVRFDGNAAVLLNNKLEPIGTRIFGPVTRELRTERFMKIVSLAPEVL
- the rplX gene encoding 50S ribosomal protein L24; this encodes MMEKIRKGDEVVVITGKDKGKRGSVLRRVGEEHVIVEGVNRAKKHVKPNPVKGVAGGIVDKDMPIHLSNVALFNPASKKADRVGFKQLEDGRKVRVFKSNGELVNA
- the rplE gene encoding 50S ribosomal protein L5; protein product: MARLQQFYKETVVGELSKQFGYKSVMEVPRITKITLNMGVGEAVADKKVLENAVGDMQKIAGQKPVTTKARKSIAGFKIRDGYPIGCMVTLRGPRMFEFLDRLVTVALPRVRDFRGISGKGFDGQGNYNMGVKEQIIFPEIEYDKIDALRGMNISITTTAKTDAEAKALLAAFKFPFKN
- the rpsN gene encoding 30S ribosomal protein S14, producing MAKLALINREEKRRKMVAQYAKKRAALEAIFNDASLSDQERYDARLKLQALPRNSSPSRLRNRCQLTGRPRGVFRKFGLCRNKIRELAFNGEIPGIVKASW
- the rpsH gene encoding 30S ribosomal protein S8, with protein sequence MAMSDPIADMLTRIRNAQLAEKASVSMPSSKLKVAIAAVLKDEGYVDDFAVREADGKPTLDIALKYYAGRPVIERIERVSKPGLRIYKGCDDIPRVMNGLGVAIVSTPKGVMTDRKARASKVGGEVLCIVA
- the rplF gene encoding 50S ribosomal protein L6, giving the protein MSRIGKNPIILPAGVEVSVGAQITVKGPLGTLNAAAHPAVTVSVEGQNVQVSKVEGAANAAAMWGTMRANLNNMVTGVSKGFERKLQLVGVGYRAQAQGDTLNLSLGFSHPVAHKMPAGVKVECPTQTEILIKGSDKQQVGQVAAEVRAYRKPEPYKGKGVRYSDEVVVIKETKKK
- the rplR gene encoding 50S ribosomal protein L18; translation: MFNRKEARLRRARQTRAKIAELKAVRLCVNRTNCHIYAQIISPCGGKVLASASTLETGVRNDIPNGGNKAAATSVGKLIAERAKAAGIEQVAFDRSGLQYHGRVQALAEAAREAGLKF
- the rpsE gene encoding 30S ribosomal protein S5 → MAKPERNKKPQHAEERDDGMREKMVAVNRVTKVVKGGRILGFAALTVVGDGDGSIGMGKGKSREVPVAAQKAMEEARRKMAKVSLKNGTVHHTVFGRHGATTVMIQPAPEGTGIIAGGAMRAVFEVVGVTNVVAKAHGSTNPYNIVRATIDGLSKVNTPAEIAAKRGLSVDQILG
- the rpmD gene encoding 50S ribosomal protein L30, with translation MADKKIKVKLVKSIIGTKQDHRATVRGLGLRKLNSTSELEDTPAVRGMIQKVQYLVKVEG
- the rplO gene encoding 50S ribosomal protein L15, giving the protein MRLNTIKPGEGSKKERRRVGRGIGSGLGKTCGRGHKGQKSRSGGFHKVGFEGGQMPLQRRLPKRGFNSLTRARNYEVRLTDLDRLPVDEIDLLALQAAGIVPGDALAAKVILSGAISRKVTLKGVGATKGAKAAIEAAGGSVAE
- the secY gene encoding preprotein translocase subunit SecY, translating into MAANPNTVGKGGKFGDLKRRLWFLLGALVVYRIGAHIPVPGIDPNVLSDLFNSQQGGILGMFNMFSGGALSRFTIFALGIMPYISASIIMQLMSVASPQLEALKKEGEAGRRKITQYTRYGTVVLALFQGIGIAIALEAQPGLVNDPGFMFRLTTVSTLLTGTMFLMWLGEQITERGLGNGISIIIFAGIAAGLPNAIGGLLELVRTGAMHPLTALVICVLVVLVTAFVVFVERGQRKILVNYAKRQVGNKIYGGQSSHLPLKLNMSGVIPPIFASSIILFPATVAGWFGSGESMRWLKDVAGTLSPGQPIYVMFYAAAIVFFCFFYTALVFNSKETADNLKKSGAFVPGIRPGEQTARYIDKILMRLTLVGAAYITIVCLLPEFLILKWNVPFYFGGTSLLIIVVVTMDFMSQVQAYVMSHQYESLLKKANFKGAPMIK
- the infA gene encoding translation initiation factor IF-1, producing MAKEDYIEMQGEVVENLPNATFKVKLENGHIVHGFISGKMRMHYIRILPGDKVTVQLTPYDLTKVRIVFRAK